A genomic region of bacterium contains the following coding sequences:
- a CDS encoding RluA family pseudouridine synthase: MSEDSRPAPGGFEGVVGPDEDGWRLDAFLAASLGISRAGARRALSRGTVTWRERPVGLDAKGAPIAEGDRIHVVREPDPSEAPPRAEPDLPLEIVASGDGWLALDKPAGTPVHPLQVDEGGSLANALVARHPEVVGVGEGGLRSGVVHRLDVDTSGVLLFAVQEEAWQRLREAFRSHKVEKTYLAIVAGRLEGELALQLSVGRHRPAKVRVLSEDDARPGRGRPTRTRWRSLLATDEASLVEARPTTGFLHQIRASLAHLGHPILGDPRYGGPEHELAPRQMLHAQRVRWKEVEASCEPPADFSAALNGLGLES, from the coding sequence ATGTCAGAAGACTCCCGCCCCGCGCCGGGCGGCTTCGAAGGTGTGGTGGGCCCGGACGAGGATGGCTGGCGGCTGGACGCGTTCCTGGCGGCCTCCCTGGGGATTTCCCGGGCAGGCGCACGGCGGGCCCTCTCCCGCGGCACGGTCACCTGGCGCGAGCGCCCCGTTGGGCTCGATGCCAAGGGTGCACCGATCGCCGAGGGCGATCGGATCCACGTGGTGCGGGAGCCGGATCCCAGCGAGGCCCCGCCCCGCGCCGAGCCCGATCTCCCGCTCGAGATCGTGGCTTCGGGTGACGGTTGGCTCGCGCTCGACAAGCCCGCCGGCACGCCCGTGCACCCCCTCCAGGTCGACGAGGGTGGCTCGCTGGCCAACGCGCTCGTGGCACGACATCCGGAAGTCGTCGGGGTAGGCGAAGGGGGCTTGCGCAGTGGGGTCGTGCATCGTCTGGATGTCGATACGTCGGGTGTCCTGTTGTTCGCCGTCCAGGAAGAGGCATGGCAGCGGCTTCGCGAGGCGTTCAGGAGTCACAAAGTCGAGAAGACCTATCTGGCGATCGTGGCGGGCCGGCTCGAGGGCGAGTTGGCCCTGCAGTTGAGTGTGGGGCGTCACCGGCCTGCGAAGGTTCGCGTGCTCTCGGAAGATGACGCTCGGCCTGGCCGCGGCCGTCCGACCCGAACGCGTTGGCGCTCGCTCCTGGCCACCGATGAAGCCAGCTTGGTCGAGGCTCGCCCGACCACCGGCTTCTTGCACCAGATCCGTGCCAGCCTGGCGCATCTGGGCCACCCGATCCTGGGCGACCCTCGCTACGGCGGGCCGGAGCACGAACTGGCGCCTCGTCAAATGCTCCACGCTCAGCGGGTTCGGTGGAAAGAAGTGGAGGCCAGTTGCGAGCCGCCGGCTGATTTTTCTGCCGCGTTGAACGGGCTCGGATTGGAGAGCTGA